A window of Halobellus sp. LT62 contains these coding sequences:
- a CDS encoding Mov34/MPN/PAD-1 family protein, with amino-acid sequence MRLFRSSGVLGIAADALDFAREASQETHPDEYMGFLRGEDASNFDLDRSGTVITEVLIVPGTRSNPVSATVDNNMIPNDHHSVGSIHSHPNGVLRPSDADLDTFGQGEVHIILGHPYGPHDWKAFDQNGDVRDLEVLDIDLPDPEEFFDFTEADLDIDYTETDTRRDRW; translated from the coding sequence ATGCGACTCTTCCGGTCGAGCGGCGTGCTCGGCATCGCTGCCGACGCACTCGACTTCGCACGGGAGGCCTCCCAAGAGACCCACCCCGACGAGTATATGGGATTTCTCCGTGGCGAGGACGCCAGCAACTTCGATCTGGACCGCTCCGGAACGGTCATTACCGAGGTGTTGATCGTCCCGGGGACGCGATCGAACCCGGTCAGCGCCACCGTCGACAACAACATGATTCCGAACGACCACCACTCGGTGGGATCGATTCACTCGCATCCGAACGGCGTTCTCAGACCGAGCGACGCCGACCTCGACACGTTCGGACAGGGCGAGGTCCACATCATCCTCGGCCACCCGTACGGCCCGCACGACTGGAAGGCGTTCGACCAGAACGGCGACGTCCGCGACCTCGAAGTGCTCGACATCGACCTCCCGGACCCCGAGGAGTTCTTCGATTTCACCGAAGCCGACCTCGACATCGACTACACCGAGACCGACACCCGGAGGGACCGTTGGTGA
- a CDS encoding adenylyltransferase/cytidyltransferase family protein → MTRRIVAQGTFDLVHPGHIHYLSEAAAMGEELHVIVARRQNVTHKEPPVLPDRQRRDVIDALEVVTEAHLGHTEDIFVPIERIDPDVIVLGHDQHHDDDAIRDALAARGLDCEVARASARPKRYDEELLSTGRIVDRILESRGCDDESNPEGSVSDADSSA, encoded by the coding sequence GTGACGCGCCGCATCGTCGCGCAGGGGACATTTGATCTCGTTCACCCCGGGCACATTCACTACCTCTCGGAGGCGGCCGCGATGGGGGAGGAACTGCACGTCATCGTCGCCCGGCGACAGAACGTCACCCACAAGGAACCGCCCGTCCTCCCCGACCGACAGCGGCGCGACGTCATCGACGCCCTCGAGGTCGTGACCGAGGCCCACCTCGGCCACACCGAGGACATCTTCGTGCCGATCGAGCGCATCGACCCCGACGTGATCGTTCTCGGCCACGATCAACACCACGACGACGACGCCATCCGCGACGCGCTCGCCGCGCGCGGACTCGACTGCGAGGTCGCGCGGGCGTCGGCCAGACCGAAGCGCTACGACGAGGAGTTGCTGTCGACCGGCCGGATCGTCGATCGGATCCTCGAATCGCGGGGTTGCGACGACGAGTCGAATCCCGAGGGATCGGTGTCCGACGCCGATTCGAGCGCGTAG
- the coxB gene encoding cytochrome c oxidase subunit II, with amino-acid sequence MRKTRLALVSLLTVLVAGLAADPVAAQASASAELINGLNGKLLYIAVPVTLLVEGILIYTIVKFRNNDDPSPTKENRRLEITWTIATAVILLFVGVASYGVLANENVAGPPQVEDASGEPVVVHAEAYQWGWEMSYPESGNFSTGTEIVVPEDRPVVIEVTSRDVIHGFHVPELALKVDAMPGQVNTVRTVPYEEGTYQGYCTEYCGVAHSQMYFTLDVVSQDEYQDWLDEQQNSSEE; translated from the coding sequence ATGCGAAAGACGCGTTTGGCACTCGTTTCACTGCTCACGGTTCTGGTGGCAGGCCTCGCTGCGGACCCGGTCGCCGCGCAGGCGTCCGCCAGCGCGGAGCTCATCAACGGGCTGAACGGGAAGCTGCTGTACATCGCCGTTCCCGTGACGCTGCTCGTCGAGGGCATTCTGATCTACACGATCGTAAAGTTCCGGAACAACGACGACCCGTCGCCGACGAAGGAAAACCGGCGCTTGGAGATCACGTGGACGATCGCGACGGCGGTCATCCTGCTCTTCGTCGGCGTCGCCTCCTACGGCGTGCTCGCCAACGAGAACGTCGCCGGCCCGCCGCAGGTCGAGGACGCCTCCGGCGAACCGGTCGTCGTCCACGCGGAGGCGTACCAGTGGGGCTGGGAGATGTCGTACCCAGAGAGCGGTAACTTCTCGACCGGCACCGAGATCGTCGTGCCGGAGGACCGCCCGGTCGTCATCGAGGTGACCTCGCGGGACGTGATCCACGGGTTCCACGTGCCGGAACTGGCGCTCAAAGTGGACGCGATGCCCGGTCAGGTGAACACCGTCCGGACCGTTCCGTACGAGGAGGGTACCTACCAAGGCTACTGCACGGAGTACTGCGGCGTGGCGCACTCGCAGATGTACTTCACGCTCGATGTCGTCTCTCAGGATGAGTACCAAGACTGGCTCGACGAACAGCAGAACAGCAGCGAAGAGTAA
- the cyoE gene encoding heme o synthase has product MASTATHNPSTATHNRFHGLLAATAIGVYLLLLVGATTALTDAAASCAAWPACGNGWTTPDSAVGWLALGHRIGAVAVGLLGVATIVAGIRANVSRRVLGSMLLAGVLYPVQAGLGALVALGGANATLSAVHLTVGTGIFVSLVAALAWTLEAETGDPNEEPVDSVDLSPPVETTYEPTVPTDRRERLVATAKAYLRLTKPRLMWLLCLVAAAGMALAATTTGGLTVPVVLATLGGGVLSIGASGTFNHVFERDIDRRMQRTSDRPLATDLVPVRNALAFGLLLAAGSVALFAWVNVLAAVLGVAAILFYSVVYTLLLKPNTVQNTVIGGAAGALPALIGWAAVAGDIGFGGLALAAVIFLWTPAHFYNLALAYKDDYERGGFPMISVVRGETETRKHVLWYLAATLVAAGALASMNALGLLYALTSVVFGGLFLYFAVRLHYEQDESAAFRSFHASNAYLGALLLAVVVDALVV; this is encoded by the coding sequence GTGGCGTCGACCGCAACTCACAACCCGTCGACCGCAACCCACAATCGGTTTCACGGCCTGCTCGCGGCGACGGCTATCGGCGTCTATCTCCTCTTGCTCGTCGGCGCGACGACCGCGCTGACGGACGCCGCCGCGTCGTGTGCGGCGTGGCCCGCGTGCGGGAACGGATGGACGACGCCGGACTCGGCGGTCGGATGGCTCGCGCTCGGGCACCGGATCGGCGCGGTCGCCGTCGGGCTGCTCGGCGTCGCGACGATCGTCGCGGGCATCCGAGCGAACGTGAGCCGTCGGGTTCTCGGCTCGATGCTACTGGCGGGCGTGCTCTATCCCGTGCAGGCCGGCCTCGGAGCGCTCGTCGCCCTCGGCGGCGCGAACGCGACGCTTTCTGCGGTCCATCTGACCGTCGGAACGGGGATCTTCGTCTCGCTCGTGGCCGCGCTCGCGTGGACGCTGGAGGCGGAGACCGGCGACCCGAACGAGGAGCCGGTCGACAGTGTCGACCTCTCTCCGCCCGTCGAGACGACGTACGAGCCGACGGTCCCGACCGACCGCCGGGAGCGACTCGTCGCGACGGCGAAAGCGTACCTCCGGCTGACCAAGCCCCGACTGATGTGGCTGCTCTGTCTCGTCGCGGCCGCCGGGATGGCGCTGGCGGCGACGACCACCGGCGGGCTGACCGTGCCCGTCGTGCTCGCGACGCTCGGCGGCGGCGTGCTCTCGATCGGGGCGTCGGGGACGTTCAACCACGTCTTCGAGCGCGACATCGACAGACGGATGCAGCGGACCAGCGACCGCCCGCTCGCGACCGACCTCGTCCCCGTGCGCAACGCGCTGGCGTTCGGACTCCTCTTGGCCGCCGGGTCGGTCGCGCTGTTCGCGTGGGTCAACGTCCTCGCGGCCGTTCTCGGGGTCGCCGCGATCCTCTTTTACAGCGTCGTCTACACGCTGCTCTTGAAGCCGAACACGGTCCAGAACACCGTCATCGGCGGTGCGGCCGGGGCGCTTCCGGCGCTCATCGGCTGGGCGGCCGTCGCAGGCGACATCGGATTCGGCGGGCTCGCGCTCGCGGCGGTCATCTTCCTGTGGACGCCCGCGCACTTTTACAACCTCGCCTTAGCGTACAAAGACGACTACGAGCGCGGCGGTTTCCCGATGATTTCGGTCGTCCGAGGCGAGACGGAAACGAGAAAACACGTCCTGTGGTACCTCGCCGCCACGCTCGTCGCCGCCGGCGCGTTGGCCTCGATGAACGCCCTCGGCCTGCTGTACGCGCTCACGAGCGTCGTCTTCGGCGGCCTGTTCCTCTACTTCGCCGTCCGCCTGCACTACGAACAGGACGAGTCGGCCGCGTTCCGCTCGTTCCACGCGTCGAACGCGTACCTCGGCGCGCTCCTGCTCGCTGTCGTCGTCGACGCGCTGGTGGTGTGA
- a CDS encoding DUF7546 family protein — MSTTAHVRDIDANDLLYGALVGNTLAALAIGYVLLARITVTQPRYAVYGLLWIFVGFLVFWKTDPEPTDDRTRRRALVVAGLYFVALAVAGGVVVTAMRPGAGEFGIRLATLAPGWGPAPILWTPWAAFVLMPARVVGYLALAYLVYATVIDAAGAAVSGIVGLFSCVSCSWPILASLLSGVAGGGSAVVAATFDFSYDISTAVFLVTVALLYWRPLVVGRLGK; from the coding sequence ATGTCGACGACTGCGCACGTACGGGATATCGACGCGAATGACCTCCTCTACGGTGCGCTCGTCGGCAACACGCTAGCCGCGCTGGCGATCGGGTACGTGTTGCTCGCGAGGATCACCGTCACCCAACCGCGCTATGCGGTGTACGGGCTGTTGTGGATCTTCGTCGGATTCCTCGTCTTCTGGAAGACCGACCCCGAGCCGACCGATGATCGGACCCGCCGGCGCGCGCTCGTGGTCGCCGGGCTGTACTTCGTCGCCCTCGCGGTCGCCGGCGGGGTCGTCGTCACCGCGATGCGCCCCGGGGCGGGCGAGTTCGGGATCCGGCTGGCGACGCTCGCACCGGGCTGGGGACCCGCACCCATCCTCTGGACTCCGTGGGCGGCGTTCGTGTTGATGCCCGCCCGCGTCGTCGGCTACCTCGCGCTGGCGTATCTGGTGTACGCGACCGTGATCGACGCCGCGGGTGCCGCCGTCTCCGGTATCGTCGGCCTCTTCTCGTGTGTCTCCTGTTCGTGGCCGATCCTCGCGTCACTGCTCTCCGGCGTCGCCGGCGGCGGATCGGCGGTCGTCGCCGCCACGTTCGACTTCTCCTACGACATCTCGACTGCGGTCTTCCTCGTCACGGTCGCGCTCCTCTACTGGCGGCCGCTCGTCGTCGGGCGTCTGGGGAAGTAA
- a CDS encoding MTH865 family protein, giving the protein MADVEAELRQQFTDAFSGADFPVSSQMDLVPALPNGPGTKFEAGDVTLTAMEMAAKLGSHQDFPYNDVESLVDDVIEGLKAEGMI; this is encoded by the coding sequence ATGGCAGACGTAGAGGCGGAACTCCGCCAGCAGTTCACCGACGCGTTCAGTGGCGCAGACTTTCCCGTGAGCAGCCAGATGGATCTCGTCCCCGCGCTCCCGAACGGTCCGGGCACGAAGTTCGAGGCCGGCGACGTGACGCTCACCGCGATGGAGATGGCCGCGAAACTCGGCAGTCACCAAGACTTCCCCTACAACGACGTCGAATCGCTCGTCGACGACGTCATCGAGGGGCTCAAAGCCGAAGGGATGATTTGA
- a CDS encoding DUF7521 family protein, with the protein MIQSGLIPTPDAIAFAIGIVVVILGFVISWRAYQGYRRNESRPMLLLAVGMLLITVIPTLAELIVIPWFVARYTTPGTGAISLTLTVSRLSEAVGISIVIYSLHSRRT; encoded by the coding sequence ATGATTCAGAGTGGACTGATTCCAACTCCAGATGCCATCGCGTTCGCCATTGGCATAGTAGTAGTTATCCTTGGATTCGTTATTAGCTGGCGAGCCTATCAGGGATACCGACGCAACGAAAGTCGTCCAATGCTACTACTCGCGGTCGGGATGCTACTTATCACAGTGATCCCTACACTGGCTGAACTCATTGTTATCCCCTGGTTCGTCGCGCGGTATACTACTCCTGGAACGGGAGCAATCTCACTGACACTGACCGTCTCACGGCTCTCCGAAGCGGTTGGTATCAGCATTGTCATCTACTCACTCCACAGTAGACGGACGTGA
- a CDS encoding ArsR/SmtB family transcription factor, translating to MAKDTVPADVFALLDDEYARGILRATNGKPMPARQLAEELDASRSTVYQRIEQLQAVDLLIESTDLSPNGHHRSVYEAQLDRIVVELTEDDFEVTVTRRDHPADRFTDIWENL from the coding sequence GTGGCCAAGGATACCGTTCCCGCTGATGTGTTTGCCCTCCTTGACGACGAGTATGCACGGGGTATCCTCAGGGCCACAAATGGAAAACCTATGCCAGCCCGCCAACTTGCAGAGGAACTCGACGCCTCTCGTTCGACCGTGTACCAACGAATTGAGCAGTTGCAAGCCGTAGATCTCTTAATCGAATCGACCGACTTGAGTCCTAACGGGCATCATCGAAGCGTCTACGAAGCACAATTGGACCGGATCGTCGTGGAACTGACCGAGGACGACTTTGAGGTGACAGTCACTCGGCGTGACCATCCAGCAGACCGGTTCACGGACATCTGGGAGAACCTCTAA
- a CDS encoding plastocyanin/azurin family copper-binding protein — MTDGNADMSRRAFLTTAAGTAAVAGATGAAAGQEGGGSEQVLVGPDGSLVFTPGTDETLEILPGTTVEFVWESDNHNIVVDSQPEDANWEGHETLENTGFTYEHTFETLGTYEYYCDPHEVSGMVGTIDVVEEISTPEPSNVPQVPDSAKTLGVATTFAMVATLGLAFFFMKYGGNYELEDDE; from the coding sequence ATGACTGACGGCAACGCGGATATGTCCCGTCGCGCCTTCCTCACGACCGCGGCCGGAACCGCTGCGGTCGCCGGCGCTACCGGAGCCGCTGCGGGGCAAGAAGGCGGTGGATCCGAACAGGTTCTCGTCGGCCCCGACGGATCGCTCGTGTTCACGCCCGGGACGGACGAAACGCTCGAGATCCTTCCGGGGACCACTGTCGAGTTCGTCTGGGAATCGGACAACCACAACATCGTCGTCGACAGCCAGCCGGAGGATGCCAACTGGGAAGGCCACGAGACCCTCGAAAACACCGGGTTCACATACGAGCACACGTTCGAGACGCTCGGCACCTACGAGTACTACTGTGATCCTCACGAGGTCTCGGGAATGGTCGGCACCATCGACGTCGTCGAAGAGATCTCGACGCCCGAACCCTCGAACGTGCCGCAGGTGCCGGACTCCGCGAAGACGCTCGGCGTGGCGACGACGTTCGCGATGGTCGCGACGCTCGGCCTCGCGTTCTTCTTTATGAAGTACGGCGGCAACTACGAACTCGAAGACGACGAATAG
- a CDS encoding CopD family protein, whose translation MSSALHTLVRVVHVLGMAVVLGGAAAVWQTLRANDRTPVATLRRFESVFWVAIGLIVATGVGNLGALGPPGPSTRWGSVLTAKLFVVLGFVVLSIVRSLAVLRVRTRGQSVTDLASDRLRLLYANTVWVLVVVVVLAEVLAHG comes from the coding sequence ATGTCGAGTGCCCTCCACACGCTCGTTCGAGTCGTACACGTGCTGGGAATGGCGGTCGTTCTCGGCGGTGCCGCCGCCGTCTGGCAGACGCTTCGCGCGAACGACCGAACCCCGGTCGCGACGCTGCGGCGCTTCGAGTCGGTCTTCTGGGTCGCGATCGGCCTGATAGTCGCGACCGGCGTCGGGAACCTCGGTGCGCTCGGACCGCCGGGACCGTCGACCCGATGGGGGAGCGTGCTGACGGCCAAGCTGTTCGTCGTGCTCGGATTCGTCGTCCTCTCGATCGTCCGTTCGCTCGCCGTGCTTCGGGTGCGGACGCGGGGGCAATCGGTCACCGACCTCGCGTCTGACAGGCTCCGCTTGCTGTACGCCAACACGGTGTGGGTCCTCGTCGTGGTCGTCGTTCTCGCGGAGGTACTGGCCCATGGATAA
- a CDS encoding glycosyltransferase has product MRVAFVSLYTDQRRSDGATQRLRRVAEGLASRGHEVFFCCAKWWEGPVDAFEQHGVEYVAVTESPAVRSFTSKLPFALRRVSPDVIHCANSPPSQVVAAKTAARILRVPVVVDWWAEREGDTDRMARRAAGGADRVIAPSRLVKTAARERGADADSITLVPESIDFDLVRESDVDSRADLVYARRLDEHANAETFLLALAELRDREWRAVVVGDGPERDSVERTAADLRIDDRVSFLGDLDPDEFVPILKGAHVFAQTATVEPFARELLWALACGCVGIVEYQARSSAHELVENFDRGARVTSPQELADEVAAAAAHEPASVNEAFVGYDHGRILRSYQRLFESAIDDYGFF; this is encoded by the coding sequence ATGCGCGTCGCGTTCGTCTCGCTGTACACCGATCAACGGCGTTCCGACGGCGCGACGCAACGCCTTCGCCGGGTCGCGGAAGGACTCGCTTCGCGCGGCCACGAGGTGTTTTTCTGCTGTGCGAAGTGGTGGGAGGGCCCCGTCGACGCGTTCGAGCAGCACGGCGTCGAGTACGTCGCTGTCACGGAGTCACCCGCAGTTCGATCGTTCACATCGAAGCTGCCGTTCGCCCTCCGACGCGTCTCACCGGACGTGATCCACTGTGCGAACAGTCCGCCGTCACAGGTCGTCGCCGCCAAGACGGCCGCACGAATCCTCCGCGTCCCGGTCGTCGTCGACTGGTGGGCCGAGCGCGAGGGCGATACCGACCGAATGGCCCGCCGGGCCGCAGGCGGCGCAGATCGCGTGATCGCCCCGTCGCGGCTGGTCAAGACAGCGGCTCGGGAACGCGGCGCGGACGCGGACTCGATCACGCTCGTCCCGGAGTCGATCGACTTCGACCTCGTCCGCGAGAGCGATGTCGACAGCCGCGCGGACCTCGTCTACGCGCGCCGGCTCGACGAGCACGCCAACGCGGAGACGTTCCTGCTCGCCCTCGCTGAACTCCGCGACCGCGAGTGGCGGGCGGTCGTCGTCGGTGACGGTCCCGAGCGCGATTCCGTCGAGCGAACCGCCGCCGACCTCCGAATCGACGACCGCGTCTCCTTCCTCGGCGATCTCGACCCCGACGAGTTCGTCCCGATTCTGAAGGGCGCGCACGTGTTCGCCCAGACCGCGACGGTCGAGCCGTTCGCCCGCGAGCTGCTCTGGGCGCTCGCCTGCGGCTGCGTCGGAATCGTCGAGTATCAGGCGCGATCGAGCGCGCACGAACTCGTCGAGAACTTCGATCGCGGCGCGCGCGTGACGAGCCCGCAGGAGCTCGCCGACGAGGTCGCCGCCGCGGCCGCGCACGAACCGGCGTCGGTCAACGAGGCGTTCGTCGGCTACGACCACGGACGGATCCTCCGGTCGTACCAGCGGCTCTTCGAGTCGGCGATCGACGACTACGGGTTCTTCTGA
- a CDS encoding DUF420 domain-containing protein — protein MATSSADNALKRHPLAVTALLSVVGYAAVVGTFLGVVPGRVFPDLSLWAVNRLSDAIAVVNAVNVLVIAAGWRWIRRDEVRKHAAAMVTSFSLILVFLVLYLTKIGGGGTKEFVGPAFVYYPYLAMLAIHIVLSIVSVPVVLYALVLGVTHTPAELRSETPHRRVGRIAASAWLLSLALGVLTYLLLNHAFSWEYVESTAAAAVLIL, from the coding sequence ATGGCAACCTCCAGCGCCGACAACGCGCTCAAGCGCCACCCGCTCGCGGTGACCGCCCTGCTCTCGGTCGTCGGGTACGCGGCCGTCGTCGGCACCTTCCTCGGCGTCGTTCCCGGGCGCGTGTTCCCCGACCTGTCGCTGTGGGCCGTGAACCGCCTCTCGGACGCCATCGCCGTCGTGAACGCCGTAAACGTGCTCGTGATCGCCGCGGGCTGGCGCTGGATCCGCCGCGACGAGGTGAGAAAGCACGCCGCGGCGATGGTGACGTCCTTCTCTCTCATCCTCGTGTTCTTAGTCCTCTATCTCACCAAGATCGGCGGCGGCGGGACGAAGGAGTTCGTCGGACCGGCCTTCGTCTACTACCCGTATCTCGCGATGCTGGCGATTCACATCGTGCTCTCGATCGTGTCGGTACCGGTCGTGCTGTACGCGCTGGTTCTCGGGGTCACGCACACGCCCGCGGAACTCAGGAGCGAGACGCCACACCGGCGCGTCGGCAGAATCGCGGCCTCGGCGTGGCTGCTCTCGCTCGCGCTCGGCGTGCTCACCTACCTGCTCTTGAACCACGCCTTCAGTTGGGAGTACGTCGAATCCACCGCCGCGGCGGCGGTTTTGATCCTCTGA
- a CDS encoding NAD(P)-dependent glycerol-1-phosphate dehydrogenase — translation MFEKTTWIKLPRNVLVGHGVLDDLSAAVEELYLSGRPLVVTSPTPNDLVGDRVRAQIETAGTIIVETASFDAVERVAAAAEDADAGYLIALGGGKPIDTAKMASDRLNCGLVSVPTAASHDGIVSGRSSIPEGDTRHSVAADPPLAVVADTEILAQAPWELTSAGCADIISNYTAVKDWQLAHRLKNVEYSEYAGALSQMTAEMLVEASDAVKPGFEESAWLVAKALVSSGVAMSIAGSSRPASGAEHLISHQLDRLVPGRALHGHQVGVAAIVTEYLHSGERGEWADIRDALGEMGAPTTASELGIDDDTFLEALTTAHTIRDRYTILGDGVSEAAALEAATFTGVL, via the coding sequence ATGTTCGAGAAGACGACGTGGATCAAGCTCCCGCGGAACGTCCTCGTCGGTCACGGCGTCCTCGACGACCTCTCGGCGGCGGTCGAGGAACTCTACCTCTCGGGGCGGCCGCTCGTAGTCACGAGTCCGACGCCGAACGATCTCGTCGGCGACCGCGTTCGCGCCCAGATCGAGACGGCCGGCACGATCATTGTCGAGACGGCGAGCTTCGACGCGGTCGAGCGCGTCGCCGCCGCCGCCGAAGACGCCGACGCGGGCTATCTCATCGCGCTCGGCGGCGGTAAGCCGATCGACACCGCGAAGATGGCCTCCGATCGGCTGAACTGCGGGCTCGTCTCCGTGCCCACCGCCGCCAGCCACGACGGCATTGTCTCGGGCCGCTCGTCGATCCCCGAGGGCGACACCCGCCACTCGGTCGCCGCCGACCCGCCGCTGGCCGTCGTCGCCGACACGGAGATTCTCGCGCAGGCCCCGTGGGAGCTCACGAGCGCGGGCTGTGCGGACATCATCTCGAACTACACCGCCGTAAAGGACTGGCAACTCGCGCACCGACTCAAGAACGTCGAGTACAGCGAGTACGCCGGGGCGCTCTCGCAGATGACCGCAGAGATGCTCGTCGAGGCCTCCGACGCCGTCAAGCCCGGCTTCGAGGAGTCGGCGTGGCTGGTCGCGAAGGCGCTCGTCTCCTCGGGCGTCGCGATGTCGATCGCGGGCTCCTCGCGACCCGCCTCGGGCGCGGAGCACCTCATCTCACACCAACTCGATCGACTCGTGCCCGGCCGCGCGCTGCACGGCCACCAAGTCGGCGTCGCCGCCATCGTGACTGAGTACCTCCACTCCGGCGAGCGCGGCGAGTGGGCCGACATCCGCGACGCGCTCGGCGAGATGGGCGCGCCGACGACCGCCTCGGAGCTCGGAATCGACGACGACACGTTCCTCGAAGCGCTGACGACGGCCCACACGATCCGGGACCGCTACACGATCCTCGGCGACGGGGTCAGCGAGGCGGCCGCGCTCGAAGCGGCGACGTTCACCGGCGTCCTCTGA
- a CDS encoding LysE family translocator: protein MTNLVVTLAAGLVFGVALAAPPGPMNAIIAEESVLGGWLAGFKAGLGAMTADAIFFVLALLGVVAFVERFPLARAAMIGLGGGLMLYFAYGAIADIRSSFRGSGDTDAPEPRAATGFRKAFVLALTNPYQILFWLTIGVGMLQPGQVDVLAQTPYAGESLADLLVVETGSPALIAGFFGGIVVWITGFPAALVGAERRVDSFAPIVAGISAVVLAAFGILFVAQSAQILL from the coding sequence ATGACGAATCTCGTCGTGACGCTCGCCGCCGGCCTCGTCTTCGGCGTCGCGCTCGCAGCACCGCCCGGGCCGATGAACGCGATCATCGCCGAAGAGAGCGTTCTCGGCGGCTGGCTCGCCGGGTTCAAGGCCGGTCTCGGGGCGATGACCGCCGACGCGATCTTCTTCGTCCTCGCGCTGCTCGGCGTCGTCGCGTTCGTCGAGCGGTTCCCCCTCGCCCGCGCGGCGATGATCGGCCTCGGCGGCGGGTTGATGCTGTATTTCGCCTATGGAGCGATCGCAGACATCCGGTCGTCGTTCCGGGGAAGTGGAGACACCGACGCTCCCGAACCACGCGCCGCGACGGGCTTTCGCAAGGCGTTCGTGCTCGCGCTCACCAACCCGTATCAGATCCTCTTTTGGCTCACGATCGGCGTCGGGATGCTTCAGCCGGGTCAGGTGGACGTCCTCGCGCAGACGCCCTACGCCGGCGAGTCGCTGGCGGACCTCCTCGTCGTCGAAACCGGCTCTCCTGCTCTCATCGCGGGCTTCTTCGGCGGGATCGTGGTGTGGATCACCGGGTTCCCGGCCGCCCTCGTCGGTGCCGAACGCCGCGTCGACAGCTTCGCGCCGATCGTCGCAGGCATCAGCGCCGTCGTCCTCGCCGCGTTCGGTATCCTCTTCGTGGCGCAGAGCGCGCAAATCCTGCTGTAA
- a CDS encoding TMEM165/GDT1 family protein — MSTYLEIAVIAFVAQLAVLPGEKVQFIIAGLSTRYDPKVVVAAAGSAFAGWTALEILFGRALQSALSPTVLDAVTAALFLTFAVLLYRSAPSASDGEATLATTDGGVADLDALTLPKPLDRYSGSFGGFLPIFALMVTGEFGDKTQLITIGLAVQYGATSAIWVGEMLAIIPISLANAYFFHTFAHRVDMRKAHFGAAALFAFFGLDTVLSILTGISLWDSFIDAVSAAALGLL; from the coding sequence GTGAGCACATACCTCGAAATCGCCGTCATCGCGTTCGTCGCGCAGTTGGCCGTGCTCCCCGGTGAGAAGGTCCAGTTCATCATCGCCGGGCTGTCGACCCGGTACGATCCGAAAGTCGTCGTCGCGGCCGCGGGTTCGGCGTTCGCGGGCTGGACCGCGCTGGAAATCCTCTTCGGCCGCGCGCTGCAGTCGGCGCTCTCGCCGACCGTCCTCGACGCGGTCACGGCGGCGCTCTTTCTGACGTTCGCCGTGCTGCTGTATCGCTCGGCCCCCTCGGCGAGCGACGGGGAGGCCACGCTGGCGACGACCGACGGCGGGGTCGCCGATCTCGACGCGCTGACGCTCCCGAAGCCGCTCGATCGCTACTCGGGCTCCTTCGGGGGATTCCTCCCGATTTTCGCGCTGATGGTGACGGGTGAGTTCGGCGACAAAACGCAGCTGATCACGATCGGGCTGGCCGTTCAGTACGGGGCGACCTCGGCGATCTGGGTCGGCGAGATGCTGGCGATCATCCCGATCAGCCTCGCGAACGCGTACTTCTTCCACACGTTCGCCCACCGGGTGGATATGCGGAAGGCGCACTTCGGCGCGGCCGCGCTGTTCGCCTTCTTCGGGCTGGATACGGTGCTGTCGATCCTGACGGGAATCTCGCTGTGGGACTCGTTCATCGACGCCGTCAGCGCCGCCGCGCTCGGCCTCCTCTAG